One segment of Streptomyces sp. NBC_01463 DNA contains the following:
- the moaA gene encoding GTP 3',8-cyclase MoaA encodes MLIDTFDRVATDLRVSLTDRCNLRCTYCMPEEGLQWLAKPDLLSDDEIVRLVRIAVTRLGITEVRFTGGEPLLRPGLVSIVQQCAALEPRPKMSLTTNGIGLKRTAAALKDAGLDRVNVSLDTLRPEAFKTLTRRDRHHDVLAGLEAARDAGLTPVKVNTVLMPGLNDDEAPDLLAWAVENDYELRFIEQMPLDAQHGWKRDGMITAGDILESLRTRFALTAEEDGERGSAPAERWLVDGGPHRVGVIASVTRPFCRACDRTRLTADGQVRTCLFAREETDLRGALRSEAPDEEIARIWKLAMWGKKAGSGLDDPSFLQPDRPMSAIGG; translated from the coding sequence ATGCTCATCGACACATTCGACCGGGTCGCCACCGACCTGCGCGTCTCGCTCACCGACCGGTGCAATCTTCGCTGCACCTACTGCATGCCCGAGGAAGGCCTGCAGTGGCTGGCCAAGCCCGACCTGCTGAGCGACGACGAGATCGTCCGCCTTGTCCGGATCGCCGTCACCCGGCTCGGCATCACGGAAGTCCGCTTCACCGGCGGAGAGCCGCTGCTGCGCCCGGGACTCGTCTCCATCGTCCAGCAGTGCGCGGCGCTGGAGCCCCGCCCGAAGATGTCGCTCACGACCAACGGCATCGGACTCAAGCGGACCGCCGCCGCCCTCAAGGACGCGGGCCTGGACCGGGTCAACGTCTCGCTGGACACCCTGCGCCCCGAGGCGTTCAAGACCCTCACCCGCCGCGACCGGCACCACGACGTCCTGGCCGGACTGGAGGCCGCCCGTGACGCCGGGCTCACCCCCGTCAAGGTCAACACGGTCCTGATGCCGGGACTCAATGACGACGAGGCCCCCGACCTCCTCGCCTGGGCCGTGGAGAACGACTACGAGCTCCGCTTCATCGAGCAGATGCCGCTCGACGCCCAGCACGGCTGGAAGCGCGACGGCATGATCACCGCGGGCGACATCCTGGAGTCGCTGCGCACCCGCTTCGCCCTCACCGCCGAGGAGGACGGCGAGCGCGGCTCCGCCCCCGCCGAGCGCTGGCTCGTCGACGGCGGCCCCCACCGGGTCGGCGTCATCGCCTCGGTCACCCGACCGTTCTGCCGGGCCTGCGACCGCACCCGTCTCACCGCCGACGGGCAGGTGCGCACCTGCCTGTTCGCCCGCGAGGAGACCGACCTGCGCGGCGCACTGCGCTCCGAGGCGCCGGACGAGGAGATCGCCCGGATCTGGAAGCTCGCCATGTGGGGCAAGAAGGCCGGATCCGGTCTCGACGACCCGTCCTTCCTCCAGCCCGACCGCCCGATGTCGGCGATCGGCGGCTAG
- a CDS encoding DUF3099 domain-containing protein — protein sequence MLRKQGGAEVFRITGARQGLADDVRGRQRRYVISMSVRTVSVVAAASLWNVERHVAIVALALGVLLPYVAVVIANAGRENTPSLPSTFVPAPTRPALAAAPAEPVPDAEPVFRTPDPQEHG from the coding sequence GTGTTGCGGAAGCAGGGCGGTGCGGAGGTCTTCCGGATCACGGGGGCCCGGCAGGGACTCGCGGACGATGTCCGCGGCAGGCAGCGACGCTATGTGATCTCGATGTCCGTGCGCACGGTTTCGGTCGTCGCGGCGGCATCGCTGTGGAACGTGGAGCGCCATGTGGCGATCGTGGCGCTGGCGCTGGGGGTCCTGCTCCCGTACGTCGCCGTCGTCATCGCCAACGCGGGCCGGGAGAACACCCCTTCGCTGCCCTCCACCTTCGTGCCGGCGCCGACGCGGCCGGCTCTGGCGGCCGCTCCGGCGGAGCCCGTTCCGGATGCCGAACCTGTCTTCCGGACTCCGGATCCGCAGGAGCACGGCTGA
- a CDS encoding S8 family serine peptidase — protein MAHLGSRRTRALTLPVGLALTASLGFLPTGAASAAPVDAAPSAAVPTDGPKLSYVINTRGGHGTVKQVRKAVERAGGTVVISYDRIGVIVAHSQNPQFAQTVRRVRGVDSAGATRTNPIVPQATKDIGVDQPLTAQQERTAAARATAGQDPLEPLQWDLPAIKADKAHEKSLGSSKVTVAVIDTGVDDTHPDLAPNFDRRGSANCVSGAPDTTDGSWRPKTGESDHGTHVAGTIAAAKNGIGVTGVAPGVKVSGIKVGNPDGFFYTEAVVCGFMWAADHGADVTNNSYYTDPWMYNCKNDPDQGALVEAVARATRYAESKGTVNVAAAGNSAEDLAGDTIEDTGSPNDTVPVTRTIDPKVCLDIPTMLPGVVTVSATGAKGLKASYSNYGDGVIDVAAPGGDSTVYQTPEPPATSGLILSTLPGGAYGYKAGTSMASPHVAGVVALIKSRHPYASAAAVKALLTLEADAKACGEPYDIDGDGKIDAVCEGGKNRNGFYGAGVVDALDAVRW, from the coding sequence ATGGCTCATCTGGGATCCAGACGGACGCGCGCATTGACGCTCCCCGTCGGATTGGCCCTCACCGCATCGCTCGGCTTCCTGCCGACGGGTGCGGCCTCCGCCGCTCCGGTGGACGCCGCGCCCTCGGCGGCGGTTCCGACGGACGGTCCGAAGCTCTCGTACGTGATCAACACCCGGGGCGGTCACGGCACCGTCAAGCAGGTGCGCAAGGCGGTCGAGCGGGCCGGCGGCACGGTGGTGATCTCCTACGACCGGATCGGAGTCATCGTCGCCCACTCGCAGAACCCGCAGTTCGCGCAGACGGTCCGCCGGGTCAGGGGCGTCGATTCGGCGGGCGCCACCCGCACCAACCCGATCGTCCCGCAGGCCACCAAGGACATCGGGGTCGACCAGCCGCTGACGGCCCAGCAGGAGCGGACCGCGGCGGCACGGGCGACGGCGGGCCAGGACCCGCTGGAGCCGTTGCAGTGGGACCTGCCCGCCATCAAGGCGGACAAGGCGCACGAGAAGTCGCTGGGCAGCTCGAAGGTCACGGTCGCGGTCATCGACACGGGTGTCGACGACACGCACCCGGACCTCGCCCCGAACTTCGACCGCCGCGGCTCGGCGAACTGTGTCTCCGGCGCACCGGACACCACGGACGGCTCGTGGCGTCCGAAGACCGGTGAGAGCGATCACGGTACGCATGTCGCGGGCACCATCGCGGCCGCGAAGAACGGCATCGGGGTGACGGGTGTCGCGCCGGGCGTGAAGGTCTCCGGCATCAAGGTGGGCAACCCGGACGGCTTCTTCTACACCGAGGCCGTCGTCTGCGGCTTCATGTGGGCGGCGGACCACGGCGCCGATGTGACGAACAACAGCTATTACACCGATCCCTGGATGTACAACTGCAAGAACGACCCGGACCAGGGCGCGCTGGTCGAGGCGGTCGCCCGGGCCACCCGGTACGCGGAGAGCAAGGGCACGGTCAACGTCGCCGCCGCGGGCAACTCGGCGGAGGACCTGGCGGGCGACACGATCGAGGACACGGGCAGCCCGAACGACACCGTGCCGGTCACCCGGACCATCGACCCGAAGGTGTGCCTCGACATCCCGACGATGCTGCCGGGGGTCGTGACGGTCTCGGCGACGGGCGCGAAGGGGCTGAAGGCCTCGTACTCGAACTACGGCGACGGCGTCATCGACGTGGCCGCGCCGGGCGGCGACTCGACGGTCTACCAGACGCCCGAGCCGCCCGCGACGAGCGGTCTGATCCTGTCCACGCTGCCGGGCGGCGCATACGGATACAAGGCCGGTACGTCGATGGCCTCCCCGCATGTCGCGGGCGTCGTGGCCCTGATCAAGTCGAGGCACCCGTATGCCTCGGCCGCCGCGGTCAAGGCCCTGCTGACGCTGGAGGCCGATGCGAAGGCGTGCGGTGAGCCGTACGACATCGACGGCGACGGCAAGATCGACGCGGTCTGCGAGGGCGGCAAGAACCGCAACGGCTTCTACGGGGCCGGAGTGGTGGACGCGCTGGACGCGGTGCGCTGGTGA
- a CDS encoding DUF485 domain-containing protein → MATDAPPPEGSSETGPAQPTTEAFVAEQESAEFGELRRSYRSFAFPLTIAFVLWYLLYVLLSNYAGGFMGTKVYSNFNVAFVFGLAQFLTTFLIAWFYSRHANAKLDPKAEAIKSRMEADV, encoded by the coding sequence GTGGCTACCGATGCACCGCCGCCCGAGGGCAGTTCGGAGACCGGCCCCGCCCAGCCCACCACCGAGGCGTTCGTCGCGGAGCAGGAGAGCGCGGAATTCGGTGAACTACGCCGCTCGTACCGCTCGTTCGCCTTCCCGCTGACCATCGCCTTCGTCCTCTGGTACCTGCTGTACGTGCTGCTCTCGAACTACGCCGGCGGCTTCATGGGCACCAAGGTGTACAGCAACTTCAACGTGGCCTTCGTCTTCGGCCTCGCCCAGTTCCTCACCACCTTCCTCATCGCCTGGTTCTACTCGCGGCACGCCAACGCGAAGCTCGACCCGAAGGCCGAGGCCATCAAGTCCCGTATGGAGGCCGACGTATGA
- a CDS encoding GlsB/YeaQ/YmgE family stress response membrane protein has protein sequence MSWLWAIIVGLVLGLIAKAILPGKQEIPLWLTTIFGIIGSILGNAVATWIGVNDTKGIDWTRHVLQLIGAVVVVGVGDMLWASIRGSRQKT, from the coding sequence ATGAGCTGGTTGTGGGCAATCATCGTGGGCCTGGTGCTCGGTCTGATCGCGAAGGCGATCCTGCCGGGCAAACAGGAGATCCCACTCTGGCTGACGACCATTTTCGGCATCATCGGCAGCATCCTCGGCAATGCTGTCGCCACCTGGATCGGTGTCAACGACACCAAGGGCATCGACTGGACACGCCATGTGCTCCAGCTGATCGGAGCCGTGGTGGTGGTCGGTGTCGGCGACATGCTGTGGGCCTCCATCCGCGGCAGTCGGCAGAAAACCTGA
- a CDS encoding cation acetate symporter: protein MSAAYHSQTVVTLAASSTTEHRPLIISLFAVFVAATLGITVWAGRQTKNASDFYAGGRQFTAFQNGLAVSGDYMSAASFLGIAGAIALFGYDGFLYSIGFLVAWLVALLLVAEPLRNSGRYTMGDVLAYRMRQRPVRTAAGVSTIIVSIFYLLAQMAGAGVLVSLLLGITSDAGKILIVALVGVLMIVYVTIGGMKGTTWVQMVKAVLLIAGAILMTFMVLWKFDFNVSDLLGTAAEKSGHGASFLEPGLKYGATGTSKLDFLSLGIALVLGTAGLPHILIRFYTVPTAKAARKSVNWAIGIIGAFYLMTIALGFGAAALIGPKEIIAKNPAGNAAAPQLAEYLGGVGTTGGAIMLAVISAVAFATILAVVAGLTLASSSSFAHDIYANVIRKGKASEKEEMRAARWATVFIGAAAILLGAFARDMNVAGLVALAFAVAASANLPTLLYSLFWKRFTTQGALWSIYGGLASSVILVLFSPVVSGNAKTSMFKGVDFAWFPLENPGLISIPLGFLLGWIGSLLSKEEPDKGKYAELEVKSLTGIGAH from the coding sequence ATGAGCGCCGCGTACCACTCCCAGACCGTCGTGACGCTCGCCGCCTCGTCCACCACCGAGCACCGGCCGCTGATCATCTCGCTCTTCGCCGTCTTCGTCGCCGCGACCCTCGGCATCACCGTCTGGGCCGGCCGGCAGACGAAGAACGCCTCCGACTTCTACGCCGGCGGCCGCCAGTTCACCGCTTTCCAGAACGGACTCGCGGTCTCCGGCGACTACATGTCCGCCGCGTCGTTCCTCGGTATCGCCGGAGCCATCGCGCTGTTCGGCTACGACGGCTTCCTGTACTCGATCGGCTTCCTCGTCGCCTGGCTGGTGGCGCTGCTCCTCGTCGCCGAACCACTGCGCAACTCGGGCCGCTACACCATGGGCGACGTCCTCGCCTACCGGATGCGCCAGCGCCCGGTGCGTACGGCCGCGGGTGTTTCCACCATCATCGTGTCCATCTTCTACCTGCTGGCACAGATGGCAGGAGCGGGAGTTCTGGTCTCGCTGCTCCTCGGCATCACCAGCGACGCGGGAAAGATCCTCATCGTTGCGCTGGTCGGCGTACTGATGATCGTGTACGTCACCATCGGCGGCATGAAGGGCACCACCTGGGTGCAGATGGTCAAGGCCGTGCTGCTCATCGCGGGCGCCATCCTGATGACGTTCATGGTGCTGTGGAAGTTCGACTTCAACGTCTCCGACCTGCTGGGCACCGCGGCGGAGAAGAGCGGCCACGGCGCGTCCTTCCTTGAGCCCGGGCTCAAGTACGGCGCCACCGGCACCTCGAAGCTGGACTTCCTCTCCCTCGGCATCGCCCTGGTGCTGGGCACCGCCGGACTGCCGCACATCCTGATCCGCTTCTACACGGTGCCGACCGCCAAGGCCGCCCGTAAGTCGGTCAACTGGGCCATCGGCATCATCGGCGCCTTCTACCTGATGACCATCGCCCTCGGATTCGGCGCCGCGGCCCTCATCGGCCCGAAGGAGATCATCGCGAAGAACCCGGCGGGCAACGCGGCGGCCCCGCAGCTCGCCGAGTACCTCGGCGGGGTCGGCACCACCGGCGGCGCGATCATGCTCGCCGTCATCTCCGCCGTCGCCTTCGCCACCATCCTCGCCGTCGTCGCCGGCCTCACCCTCGCCTCCTCGTCGTCCTTCGCGCACGACATCTACGCCAACGTCATCCGCAAGGGGAAGGCGAGCGAGAAGGAGGAGATGCGGGCCGCGCGCTGGGCCACCGTGTTCATCGGCGCGGCCGCGATCCTGCTCGGCGCGTTCGCCCGCGACATGAACGTCGCCGGCCTGGTGGCACTGGCCTTCGCCGTCGCCGCCTCGGCCAACCTGCCCACGCTCCTCTACAGCCTCTTCTGGAAGCGCTTCACCACCCAGGGCGCGCTGTGGTCGATCTACGGCGGCCTCGCCAGCTCGGTCATCCTCGTGCTGTTCTCGCCGGTCGTCTCCGGCAACGCGAAGACCTCGATGTTCAAGGGCGTCGACTTCGCCTGGTTCCCGCTGGAGAACCCCGGCCTGATCTCCATCCCGCTGGGCTTCCTGCTCGGCTGGATCGGCTCCCTCCTGTCGAAGGAGGAACCGGACAAGGGCAAGTACGCCGAGCTGGAGGTCAAGTCCCTCACCGGCATCGGAGCCCACTGA
- a CDS encoding metallopeptidase TldD-related protein, translated as MSRVSKPHEIVERALELSTADGCVVIADEESSANLRWAGNALTTNGVTRGRTLTVIATFDGAEGAASGVVSRSAVTAADLEPLVRAAEAAARGAGPAEDAQPLVSGVPDSPDFTDAPAETGSDVYAAFAPALGDAFARARAGGRELYGFANHEMTSTYLGTSTGLRLRHDQPNGTLELNAKSPDRSRSAWAGRSTRDFKDVDPAELDDELARRLVWAERRIELPAGRYETLLPPTAVADLLIYQLWSATARDAVEGRTVFSKPGGGTRLGDTLSPLPLTLRSDPHAPGIESAPFVIAHSSGDGGSVFDNGLPLGRTDWIKDGRLDRLTTTRHTAGLTGLPVAPAIDNLVLEGGGERSLDEMVAATTGRALLLTCMWYIREVDPATLLLTGLTRDGVYLVEDGEVVGEVNNFRFNESPVDLLSRATEAGRTEKTLPREWGDWFTRAAMPALRIPDFNMSSVSPGV; from the coding sequence ATGAGCCGCGTCAGCAAGCCGCACGAGATCGTCGAGCGGGCGCTCGAACTGTCCACCGCCGACGGCTGTGTGGTCATCGCCGACGAGGAGTCGTCGGCCAATCTGCGCTGGGCGGGCAACGCGCTGACCACGAACGGGGTGACCCGGGGCCGCACCCTGACCGTCATCGCCACGTTCGACGGGGCCGAGGGCGCCGCCTCCGGTGTGGTGTCCCGGTCCGCCGTGACCGCCGCCGATCTGGAGCCGCTGGTGCGGGCCGCAGAGGCCGCCGCGCGCGGAGCCGGTCCGGCCGAGGACGCGCAGCCGCTGGTCAGCGGGGTGCCGGACTCCCCCGACTTCACGGACGCGCCCGCGGAGACGGGTTCCGATGTCTACGCGGCGTTCGCGCCCGCGCTCGGCGACGCCTTCGCCCGGGCCCGGGCCGGCGGCCGTGAGCTGTACGGCTTCGCCAACCACGAGATGACGTCGACGTACCTGGGCACGTCGACGGGGCTGCGGCTGCGCCACGACCAGCCGAACGGCACCCTGGAGCTGAACGCCAAGTCGCCCGACCGGTCGCGCTCGGCGTGGGCGGGGCGTTCTACGCGTGACTTCAAGGACGTCGACCCGGCGGAGCTGGACGACGAACTCGCGCGGCGGCTGGTCTGGGCGGAGCGCCGGATCGAGCTGCCGGCCGGGCGGTACGAGACACTGCTGCCGCCGACCGCCGTCGCCGACCTGCTGATCTACCAGCTGTGGTCGGCGACCGCGCGGGACGCCGTCGAGGGCCGGACGGTGTTCTCCAAGCCGGGCGGCGGCACCCGGCTCGGCGACACGCTGTCCCCGCTTCCGCTGACACTGCGCAGCGACCCGCACGCTCCGGGCATCGAGTCCGCACCCTTCGTCATCGCGCACTCCTCCGGGGACGGCGGCTCGGTCTTCGACAACGGGCTGCCGCTCGGCCGGACCGACTGGATCAAGGACGGCCGTCTCGACCGGCTGACGACGACCCGGCACACCGCCGGCCTGACCGGGCTGCCGGTCGCCCCGGCGATCGACAACCTGGTGCTGGAGGGCGGTGGCGAGCGGTCCCTGGACGAGATGGTCGCGGCGACGACCGGCCGCGCACTGCTGCTGACCTGCATGTGGTACATCCGGGAGGTCGATCCGGCGACGCTGCTGCTGACCGGGCTGACCCGCGACGGGGTGTATCTCGTGGAGGACGGGGAGGTCGTCGGCGAGGTGAACAACTTCCGCTTCAACGAGTCCCCGGTGGACCTGCTGTCGCGGGCCACCGAGGCGGGGCGCACGGAGAAGACGCTGCCGCGCGAGTGGGGCGACTGGTTCACCCGGGCCGCGATGCCCGCGCTGCGCATCCCCGACTTCAACATGAGCTCGGTGAGCCCGGGCGTGTGA
- the tyrS gene encoding tyrosine--tRNA ligase: MTDIVDELKWRGLFAQSTDEDALRKALADGPVTFYCGYDPTAASLHVGHLVQVLTMRRLQRAGLRPLALVGGATGQIGDPRPTAERTLNDPETIAAWVARLRSQIEPFLSFEGENAAVMVNNLDWTAGMSAIEFLRDIGKHFRVNKMLTKESIARRLESDEGISYTEFSYQLLQSMDFLELYRRHGCTLQQGGSDQWGNLTAGLDLIHRLEPGAEVHALATPLMTKADGTKFGKSESGAVWLDPEMTTPYAFYQFWLNVDDRDISRYMRILSFLSIDELTELEKVTEERPQARAAQRALAEELTTLVHGADQCAAVIAASKALFGQGELGELDEATLGAALSEVPHARVAELGPLVDLLVEVGLAPSKSGARRTVKEGGAYVNNVKAVDGEAAPAREELLHGRWLVLRRGKKNLAAIEVAAG; encoded by the coding sequence GTGACGGACATCGTCGACGAGCTGAAGTGGCGCGGGCTGTTCGCCCAGTCCACTGACGAGGACGCCCTGCGCAAGGCTCTCGCGGACGGTCCGGTCACGTTCTATTGCGGCTACGACCCGACCGCGGCGAGCCTGCACGTCGGCCATCTGGTGCAGGTGCTCACCATGCGCCGGCTCCAGCGGGCCGGTCTGCGGCCGCTCGCCCTGGTGGGCGGGGCCACCGGTCAGATCGGTGACCCGCGGCCGACCGCCGAGCGCACGCTGAACGACCCGGAGACCATCGCCGCCTGGGTGGCGCGGCTGCGCTCCCAGATCGAGCCGTTCCTGTCCTTCGAGGGCGAGAACGCGGCGGTCATGGTGAACAACCTGGACTGGACCGCGGGCATGTCCGCGATCGAGTTCCTGCGGGACATCGGCAAGCACTTCCGGGTCAACAAGATGCTCACCAAGGAGTCCATCGCCCGGCGGCTGGAGTCCGACGAGGGCATCAGCTACACCGAGTTCAGCTACCAGCTGCTCCAGAGCATGGACTTCCTGGAGCTGTACCGGCGGCACGGCTGCACCCTCCAGCAGGGCGGCAGCGACCAGTGGGGCAACCTCACCGCGGGCCTCGACCTGATCCACCGCCTGGAGCCGGGCGCCGAGGTGCACGCGCTGGCGACCCCGCTGATGACGAAGGCGGACGGCACCAAGTTCGGCAAGTCCGAGAGCGGCGCCGTCTGGCTCGACCCGGAGATGACCACGCCGTACGCGTTCTACCAGTTCTGGCTGAACGTGGACGACCGGGACATCTCGCGCTACATGCGCATCCTCAGCTTCCTGAGCATCGACGAGCTGACGGAGCTGGAGAAGGTCACCGAGGAGCGGCCGCAGGCGAGGGCCGCTCAGCGCGCGCTGGCCGAGGAGCTGACGACGCTGGTGCACGGCGCGGACCAGTGCGCCGCGGTCATCGCCGCGTCGAAGGCGCTGTTCGGCCAGGGCGAGCTCGGCGAACTCGACGAGGCGACTCTGGGCGCCGCGCTGTCCGAGGTGCCGCACGCGCGGGTCGCCGAGCTCGGTCCGCTGGTCGACCTGCTGGTGGAGGTCGGTCTGGCGCCGAGCAAGTCGGGTGCCCGGCGCACGGTCAAGGAGGGCGGCGCCTACGTGAACAACGTGAAGGCCGTCGACGGCGAGGCGGCCCCGGCCCGTGAGGAGCTGCTGCACGGGCGCTGGCTGGTGCTGCGCCGGGGCAAGAAGAACCTCGCGGCGATCGAGGTCGCGGCCGGCTGA
- the fabG gene encoding 3-oxoacyl-[acyl-carrier-protein] reductase — translation MSRSVLVTGGNRGIGLAIARAFAANGDKVAITYRSGEPPSELTEAGVLAVRCDITDAEQVEQAYKEIEEKHGNVEVLVANAGITKDQLLMRMSEEDFTSVLDTNLTGTFRVVKRANRGMLRAKKGRVVLISSVVGLLGSAGQANYAASKAGLVGFARSLARELGSRNITFNVVAPGFVDTDMTQVLTEEQRKGIVAQVPLARYAQPEEIAAAVRFLASDDASYITGAVIPVDGGLGMGH, via the coding sequence TTGAGCCGCTCGGTTCTCGTCACCGGAGGAAACCGGGGCATCGGCCTCGCCATCGCCCGCGCCTTCGCCGCCAACGGCGACAAGGTCGCGATCACCTACCGCTCCGGCGAGCCGCCCTCGGAGCTCACCGAGGCCGGCGTTCTCGCGGTCCGTTGCGACATCACCGATGCCGAGCAGGTGGAGCAGGCCTACAAGGAGATCGAGGAGAAGCACGGCAACGTGGAGGTGCTGGTCGCCAACGCCGGTATCACCAAGGACCAGTTGCTGATGCGGATGTCCGAGGAGGACTTCACGTCCGTCCTCGACACCAACCTCACCGGCACCTTCCGGGTCGTCAAGCGCGCCAATCGCGGCATGCTGCGCGCCAAGAAGGGCCGCGTCGTCCTCATCTCCTCCGTCGTCGGCCTCCTCGGCTCGGCGGGGCAGGCCAACTACGCCGCGTCCAAGGCCGGTCTGGTCGGCTTCGCCAGGTCCCTGGCGCGCGAGCTCGGCTCGCGGAACATCACTTTCAACGTCGTCGCGCCCGGCTTCGTCGACACCGACATGACGCAGGTGCTCACCGAGGAGCAGCGCAAGGGCATCGTCGCCCAGGTGCCGCTCGCGCGTTACGCGCAGCCCGAGGAGATCGCCGCCGCGGTGCGCTTCCTCGCTTCCGACGACGCGTCGTACATCACTGGAGCCGTCATCCCCGTTGACGGCGGATTGGGCATGGGTCACTGA
- a CDS encoding TldD/PmbA family protein, translating to MPHEVDQSFLALPLRPLADAALARARALGAVHADFRFERVRSATWRLRDARPAGSSDTTDLGYAVRVVHGGAWGFASGVDLTMDAAAKVASQAVAMAKLSAKVIAAAGSDERVELADEPVHGERSWVSAYDIDPFDVPAEEKAGLLAEWSGRLLGAEGVAHVDASLMTVHENKFYADTAGTVTTQQRVRLHPQFTAVAVDAKSGEFDSMRTIAPPAGRGWEYLTGTGWDWGTELDSIPGLLAEKMRAPSVEAGTYDLVVDPSNLWLTIHESIGHATELDRALGYEAAYAGTSFATFDQLGKLAYGSPVMNVTGDRTAEHGLATIGYDDEGVEAQSWDLVKDGTLVGYQLDRRIAKLTGLGRSNGCAYADSPGHVPVQRMANVSLQPDPGGLSTEDLIGGVERGIYVVGDRSWSIDMQRYNFQFTGQRFFRIENGRLAGQLRDVAYQATTTDFWGSMEKVGGPQTYVLGGAFNCGKAQPGQVAAVSHGCPSALFRGVNILNTTQEAGR from the coding sequence GTGCCCCATGAGGTAGATCAGTCGTTCCTGGCACTCCCGTTGCGGCCCCTCGCCGACGCGGCGCTGGCCCGCGCGCGGGCGCTCGGGGCCGTGCACGCCGACTTCCGGTTCGAGCGGGTGCGCAGTGCCACCTGGCGGCTGCGGGACGCCCGGCCGGCCGGTTCGTCGGACACCACCGATCTCGGATACGCGGTGCGGGTGGTGCACGGCGGGGCGTGGGGGTTCGCCTCCGGGGTGGACCTGACGATGGACGCGGCGGCGAAGGTGGCCTCGCAGGCCGTCGCCATGGCGAAGCTGTCGGCGAAGGTGATCGCGGCGGCGGGGTCCGACGAGCGCGTGGAACTGGCGGACGAGCCGGTGCACGGGGAGCGGAGCTGGGTCTCTGCGTACGACATCGACCCCTTCGACGTACCGGCCGAGGAGAAGGCGGGGCTGCTCGCCGAGTGGAGCGGCCGGCTGCTGGGGGCTGAGGGCGTCGCGCATGTGGACGCCTCGCTGATGACCGTCCACGAGAACAAGTTCTACGCCGACACGGCGGGCACGGTCACCACGCAGCAGCGGGTGCGGCTGCATCCGCAGTTCACCGCGGTCGCCGTGGACGCGAAGTCCGGTGAGTTCGACTCGATGCGGACGATCGCACCGCCGGCCGGACGCGGCTGGGAGTACCTGACCGGGACCGGCTGGGACTGGGGCACGGAGCTGGACAGCATCCCCGGGCTGCTGGCCGAGAAGATGCGGGCGCCGAGCGTCGAGGCGGGGACGTACGACCTGGTCGTCGACCCGTCCAATCTCTGGCTGACCATCCACGAGTCGATCGGCCACGCCACCGAGCTCGACAGGGCGCTGGGGTACGAGGCGGCGTACGCCGGGACCTCGTTCGCCACCTTCGACCAGCTGGGCAAGCTGGCGTACGGCTCCCCGGTGATGAACGTGACGGGCGACCGCACCGCCGAGCACGGCCTCGCCACGATCGGGTACGACGACGAGGGTGTCGAGGCCCAGTCCTGGGACCTGGTCAAGGACGGGACGCTGGTGGGCTACCAGCTGGACCGGCGGATCGCGAAGCTGACGGGGCTCGGCCGCTCCAACGGCTGCGCCTACGCGGACTCCCCGGGCCATGTCCCCGTACAGCGCATGGCCAATGTGTCGTTGCAGCCGGATCCGGGCGGGCTCTCCACGGAGGATCTGATCGGCGGGGTGGAGCGCGGGATCTACGTGGTCGGCGACCGGTCCTGGTCCATTGATATGCAGCGGTACAACTTCCAGTTCACCGGGCAGCGGTTCTTCCGGATCGAGAACGGCCGGCTGGCCGGACAGCTGCGCGATGTCGCGTACCAGGCGACGACGACGGACTTCTGGGGCTCGATGGAGAAGGTGGGCGGCCCGCAGACGTACGTCCTGGGCGGCGCCTTCAACTGCGGCAAGGCCCAGCCGGGCCAGGTCGCGGCGGTCTCGCACGGCTGCCCCTCCGCCCTCTTCCGGGGCGTGAACATCCTCAACACGACGCAGGAGGCCGGACGATGA